One part of the Algibacter sp. L1A34 genome encodes these proteins:
- a CDS encoding Pycsar system effector family protein has protein sequence MLIAKAEKFVINLLNEKLNTEFTYHNIAHTQLVVDKATKLAKLAKIDDKQKELLIIAAWFHDTGYTKGTENHEEASVLIAKEFLKAQKCSNEDIITISNIIAATKIGVVPSTLSEKIIKDADCSHVGSKNYADISELLRKEWELTCNRKLSESEWLEENITFLSEKHRFFTSEASSSWEKRKGKNLSNLLSSKKKIDLNKSKLTQKKAELKFKKEKIELPERGIETMFRVTLKNHITLSNIADTKANILLSVNAIIVSLVLSNLASKLDKPSNDYLIAPTIIFILFTVASIILSIMATRPNVTRGKFTKEDVANKKVNLLFFGNFHKMSLQDFEWAMGEMMQDRDYLYSSMKKDLYFLGLVLDKKYKILRLTYSVFMVGIIVSVIAFIISFYSAGILV, from the coding sequence ATGCTTATAGCTAAAGCTGAAAAATTTGTTATTAATCTTCTCAACGAAAAGTTGAACACAGAGTTTACCTACCATAACATTGCGCATACGCAACTTGTTGTAGACAAAGCTACGAAATTGGCCAAACTCGCAAAAATTGATGACAAACAAAAGGAATTACTAATAATCGCCGCATGGTTTCATGATACTGGCTATACAAAAGGTACAGAAAACCATGAAGAAGCTAGTGTATTAATAGCAAAAGAGTTCCTTAAAGCTCAAAAATGTAGTAATGAAGATATTATTACAATCTCCAATATTATTGCAGCAACAAAAATAGGAGTTGTTCCAAGTACGTTATCAGAAAAAATAATAAAAGATGCCGACTGTTCTCATGTTGGTAGTAAAAATTATGCCGATATTTCTGAATTACTTAGAAAAGAATGGGAGCTTACCTGTAACCGCAAGCTATCTGAAAGTGAATGGCTAGAAGAAAACATTACTTTTTTATCAGAAAAACATCGCTTTTTCACCAGCGAAGCATCGTCAAGTTGGGAAAAACGGAAGGGTAAAAATCTTTCAAACTTATTAAGTAGTAAGAAAAAAATTGACCTAAATAAAAGTAAACTAACTCAGAAAAAAGCAGAGTTAAAATTTAAAAAAGAAAAAATAGAATTACCAGAACGCGGCATTGAAACCATGTTTCGTGTTACCTTAAAAAACCATATTACCTTAAGTAATATAGCCGATACCAAAGCCAATATCTTACTATCTGTAAATGCGATTATAGTATCGTTAGTGTTATCAAATTTAGCATCTAAACTCGATAAACCTTCCAACGACTATTTAATTGCGCCAACAATCATTTTTATACTATTTACAGTAGCTTCCATTATTTTATCGATTATGGCAACACGACCAAATGTTACCAGAGGAAAGTTCACAAAAGAAGATGTTGCCAATAAAAAAGTAAATTTATTATTCTTCGGAAATTTCCATAAAATGAGTCTTCAGGATTTTGAATGGGCCATGGGAGAGATGATGCAAGATCGTGATTATCTATATTCTTCAATGAAAAAAGATTTATACTTTTTGGGATTGGTTTTAGATAAAAAATACAAAATACTTAGACTTACATATAGTGTGTTTATGGTTGGTATTATTGTTAGTGTTATAGCCTTTATTATTTCATTTTACTCCGCAGGAATACTAGTGTAG
- the msrB gene encoding peptide-methionine (R)-S-oxide reductase MsrB, translated as MLTWKDIISFSVNGNPTPDKRVEKTETEWKAQLTPEQFRVTRLKGTESPHSGALCTAHDAGKYSCVCCDTPLFDSTIKFSSGTGWPSFTQPIKENAIKYERDTTYGMVRVEVMCNTCDAHLGHIFPDGPEPSGLRYCVNSESMQLEKA; from the coding sequence ATGCTAACTTGGAAAGATATTATTAGTTTTTCGGTAAACGGAAACCCAACACCAGATAAGCGTGTTGAAAAAACGGAAACCGAATGGAAAGCTCAATTAACACCTGAGCAATTTAGAGTAACACGATTAAAAGGTACCGAGAGTCCACATAGTGGAGCGCTTTGTACAGCTCACGATGCTGGTAAATATAGTTGTGTGTGTTGTGATACACCTCTTTTTGATTCTACTATAAAGTTTAGTTCAGGAACAGGATGGCCGAGTTTTACACAACCTATAAAAGAAAACGCTATTAAATACGAGCGAGATACCACTTATGGTATGGTTCGCGTTGAGGTTATGTGTAATACTTGCGATGCGCACTTAGGGCATATATTTCCCGATGGGCCAGAGCCTAGTGGTTTACGTTATTGCGTAAACTCGGAGTCTATGCAATTAGAAAAAGCATAA
- the msrA gene encoding peptide-methionine (S)-S-oxide reductase MsrA, producing the protein MQNKNIQLATFGGGCFWCTEAVFQEVIGVEKVVSGYAGGNVPGHPTYREICSGLTGHAEVIQLTFNADEISYVDLLAIFMTTHDPTTLNRQGADKGTQYRSVIYYHNNEQKELAELVLKEMKPYFDNPIVTELSELPKFFEAEKEHQNYYRDNETQGYCSFVITPKLAKLRSLHADKLKK; encoded by the coding sequence ATGCAAAATAAAAATATACAATTAGCCACTTTTGGTGGAGGCTGCTTTTGGTGTACAGAAGCTGTTTTTCAAGAGGTGATAGGTGTCGAGAAAGTCGTTTCTGGTTATGCTGGCGGTAATGTGCCTGGGCATCCTACATATCGAGAAATTTGTTCTGGTTTAACAGGGCATGCCGAGGTGATTCAGTTGACTTTTAATGCTGATGAGATTTCATATGTCGATTTGTTAGCCATTTTCATGACCACTCACGATCCTACAACTTTAAACAGGCAAGGTGCCGATAAAGGTACGCAGTATCGTTCGGTGATTTATTATCATAACAACGAGCAAAAGGAACTGGCCGAATTGGTTTTAAAGGAAATGAAACCTTATTTTGATAACCCGATAGTTACCGAATTATCAGAGTTGCCTAAATTTTTTGAAGCTGAAAAGGAACATCAGAATTATTATAGAGATAATGAAACACAAGGGTATTGCAGTTTTGTAATTACTCCTAAATTGGCTAAATTAAGAAGTCTACACGCCGATAAATTAAAAAAATAA
- a CDS encoding protein adenylyltransferase SelO, which yields MKLNIKDTFTEQLPADPKLENTRRQVENACFSFVTPKQTAKPELLHVSPEMLDSLGLTDTDAKSDTFLKVITGNEVYLNTKPFAMCYGGHQFGNWAGQLGDGRAINLFEVEHNNKHWAVQLKGSGETPYSRTADGLAVLRSSVREYLCSEAMFHLEVPTTRALSLALSGDQVMRDMLYDGNPAYEKGAIVSRVAPSFLRFGSFQILAARGDTETLKTLTDYTISNFFPELGKPSKETYIEFFNEVAQRTLKMIVDWQRVGFVHGVMNTDNMSILGLTIDYGPYGWLEDFSYGWTPNTTDSQHKRYRYGNQPNMGLWNLYQLANAVYLLIEDVEPLQAILDRYQTGFDEQSFAMMRNKLGFENEDENDKILIQQLEENLHLTETDMTIFFRSLSNFSEENPSEGISIVKDAFYNLNEVEGAIETKWQTWFDAYAKRLKGETVSSEERKVKMNAVNPKYVLRNYMSQLAIDDADKGNYKLIDELFNLLKKPYAEQPENEKWFAKRPEWARHKAGCSMLSCSS from the coding sequence ATGAAACTGAATATAAAAGATACGTTTACTGAACAATTACCTGCCGACCCGAAGTTAGAAAACACAAGACGACAGGTGGAAAACGCATGCTTTTCGTTTGTAACACCAAAACAAACAGCAAAGCCAGAATTGTTACATGTATCTCCCGAAATGCTTGATAGTTTAGGGTTAACAGATACGGATGCTAAAAGCGATACGTTTTTAAAAGTAATAACAGGTAACGAAGTCTACCTAAACACAAAGCCTTTTGCTATGTGCTATGGTGGGCATCAATTTGGTAATTGGGCAGGTCAATTAGGTGATGGCCGTGCTATTAATTTATTTGAAGTAGAACACAATAATAAACATTGGGCCGTACAATTAAAAGGGTCTGGCGAAACTCCATATTCTAGAACTGCCGATGGTTTAGCAGTGCTAAGATCTTCTGTTCGGGAGTATTTGTGTAGCGAAGCCATGTTTCATTTAGAGGTTCCAACTACGCGAGCATTGTCTTTAGCGTTATCTGGCGATCAGGTTATGCGAGATATGCTTTATGATGGTAATCCGGCTTACGAAAAAGGAGCTATTGTTTCTCGTGTTGCGCCTAGTTTTTTACGCTTCGGAAGTTTTCAAATATTAGCTGCTAGAGGCGATACTGAAACTTTAAAGACACTTACAGATTATACCATCTCTAACTTTTTTCCTGAGTTAGGTAAACCTTCAAAAGAAACTTATATCGAATTTTTTAATGAGGTTGCACAACGGACCTTAAAAATGATTGTAGATTGGCAACGTGTTGGTTTTGTACATGGCGTAATGAATACCGATAATATGTCTATCCTTGGTTTAACCATAGATTACGGGCCTTACGGTTGGTTAGAAGATTTTAGTTATGGCTGGACACCAAACACTACGGATAGCCAACATAAAAGATATCGTTACGGAAATCAACCCAACATGGGACTTTGGAATTTATACCAACTCGCTAATGCGGTTTATCTTCTAATTGAAGATGTAGAGCCGTTGCAAGCTATTCTCGATAGATATCAAACTGGTTTTGATGAACAATCTTTTGCCATGATGCGCAATAAATTAGGATTTGAAAATGAGGATGAAAATGATAAAATTTTAATTCAGCAATTAGAAGAAAATCTTCATTTAACAGAAACGGATATGACGATTTTCTTCAGAAGTTTAAGTAACTTTTCAGAAGAAAATCCTTCCGAAGGCATTTCAATAGTGAAAGATGCTTTTTATAATTTAAATGAAGTTGAAGGTGCTATTGAAACCAAATGGCAGACTTGGTTTGATGCTTATGCCAAACGTTTAAAAGGTGAAACGGTTTCTTCCGAAGAAAGAAAAGTTAAAATGAATGCTGTAAATCCGAAGTATGTTTTACGAAATTATATGTCGCAGCTAGCTATAGATGATGCAGATAAAGGCAATTATAAATTAATAGATGAATTATTCAATCTTCTAAAAAAACCATACGCAGAACAACCGGAAAACGAAAAATGGTTTGCTAAAAGGCCGGAATGGGCGCGCCATAAAGCAGGTTGTTCTATGTTGTCTTGTAGTTCATAA
- a CDS encoding aldo/keto reductase: MQLGLGTAALGRPQYINVRQDATNTSDLEVFKKDSFSVLEEAYQSGVRYFDTAPGYGLAEQLLIDWLATKNDDTIKVATKWGYTYTANFNPDAKIHEVKEHSLEKLQEQWQVSKQLLPYLKVYQIHSATLETGVLENEDVLKYLAFLKNTHHIKMGISTTGANQVEVIKKALDVKVDGENLFDVFQVTYNLLDQSLKEVSSLLLKENKTVVIKEALANGRIFRNENYPNYNTMYTALERLANVHHVGVDAICLQYAAQTIPGSTVLSGASNREQIQENLKMNGFVLSQLELEELSSFKVDSTQYWAERKALQWN; this comes from the coding sequence ATGCAATTAGGTTTAGGAACAGCGGCTTTAGGACGGCCACAATATATTAATGTGCGTCAAGATGCTACAAACACGTCTGATCTAGAAGTTTTTAAAAAAGACAGTTTTTCTGTTTTAGAAGAAGCTTATCAATCGGGTGTTCGGTATTTTGATACCGCACCAGGTTATGGTTTAGCAGAGCAGTTACTTATAGATTGGTTGGCTACTAAAAATGATGATACTATAAAAGTAGCCACGAAATGGGGTTATACATACACGGCTAACTTTAATCCCGATGCTAAAATTCATGAAGTAAAGGAGCATAGTTTAGAAAAACTACAAGAACAATGGCAGGTTTCTAAACAATTACTACCATATTTAAAAGTGTATCAAATTCATTCGGCAACGCTAGAAACTGGTGTTTTGGAAAATGAAGATGTTTTAAAATATTTGGCTTTTTTAAAAAACACGCATCATATCAAAATGGGGATAAGCACAACAGGAGCTAACCAAGTTGAGGTTATCAAAAAAGCTCTGGATGTAAAAGTAGATGGCGAGAATTTGTTTGATGTTTTTCAAGTAACTTATAATTTGCTGGATCAAAGTTTAAAAGAAGTATCTAGCCTTTTATTGAAAGAGAACAAAACTGTTGTTATTAAAGAAGCTTTGGCTAACGGGCGCATTTTTAGAAATGAAAATTATCCAAATTATAATACGATGTATACGGCTTTAGAGCGTTTGGCAAATGTTCATCATGTTGGAGTAGATGCTATTTGTTTACAGTATGCTGCGCAAACTATTCCTGGGAGCACGGTTTTAAGTGGAGCAAGCAATAGAGAACAAATACAAGAGAATTTAAAAATGAATGGGTTTGTTTTATCTCAATTAGAATTAGAGGAACTTTCCAGTTTTAAGGTAGACTCTACTCAATATTGGGCAGAGCGCAAAGCCTTACAATGGAACTAG
- a CDS encoding peptide-methionine (S)-S-oxide reductase, with product MDTHAKIALGGGCHWCTEAVFQALKGVVKVEQGYVASVDANTSFSEAVIIHFNEDVIALPVLIEIHLYTHKSTSNHSMRDKYRSAIYYFSEVQEKEAIDVLNNVKKTFEEEVITEVLPFSEFKASREAIQNYYKKNPEKPFCKQFINPKLELLVNKFSKYLNKN from the coding sequence ATGGATACACATGCAAAAATAGCTTTAGGAGGTGGCTGCCATTGGTGTACCGAGGCTGTTTTTCAGGCTTTAAAAGGTGTTGTAAAAGTTGAACAAGGTTATGTGGCTTCTGTAGATGCAAATACCTCTTTTTCCGAAGCTGTAATCATTCATTTTAATGAAGACGTTATAGCGTTACCTGTGTTGATAGAAATTCATTTATATACACACAAAAGTACAAGCAATCACTCGATGCGCGATAAGTACCGATCGGCTATTTATTACTTTTCCGAAGTACAAGAAAAGGAAGCTATTGATGTTTTAAATAATGTTAAAAAGACTTTTGAAGAGGAGGTTATAACTGAAGTTTTACCCTTTTCGGAATTTAAAGCGTCGCGCGAGGCTATTCAAAATTATTATAAAAAGAATCCTGAAAAACCGTTTTGTAAACAATTTATTAATCCTAAATTAGAACTACTGGTTAACAAGTTTTCAAAATACTTAAATAAAAATTAA
- a CDS encoding bifunctional alpha/beta hydrolase/OsmC family protein: MKSTKLKIQNKKGLALQAQLELPANQKPNRYAIFAHCFTCTSSLSAVKNISRALTNYGFGVLRFDFTGLGRSEGEFADSHFSANVEDLIAVSEFMAANYQAPSLLVGHSLGGAAVLSAAAKLDNIKAVATIGAPSTVGHVTHLFSHGLDNVKEKGEVEVNIGGRPFKIDNEFVEDFGKTDLPSVVENLRKPLLIMHSPTDGVVGIKNAEELYHKAKHPKSFVTLDDADHLLTNSRDSNYAGNVIGTWVQRYFELQENVMLETNGDQLVGHLNLVEDNFTTTIQSKNHSLIADEPASVGGDNFGPSPYEYLNAGLIACTAMTLKMYAERKKWDLQEVFVYVTHSKKHSDDLGLEQEKPGYLDHITKKIKLIGDLDEKQKARLKEISSRCPVHKTLAGGVVFNTMLIED, from the coding sequence ATGAAAAGTACTAAACTAAAAATTCAGAATAAAAAAGGTTTGGCATTGCAAGCGCAGTTAGAGTTGCCTGCAAACCAAAAACCGAATCGTTACGCTATTTTTGCTCACTGTTTTACTTGCACGAGTTCATTAAGTGCGGTAAAAAACATTAGTAGAGCTTTAACTAATTATGGTTTTGGAGTCCTTCGTTTTGATTTTACGGGTTTAGGAAGAAGTGAAGGTGAGTTTGCCGATAGTCACTTTTCTGCAAACGTAGAAGATTTAATAGCGGTAAGTGAATTTATGGCAGCTAATTATCAGGCGCCATCTTTATTAGTGGGGCATTCGTTAGGTGGAGCAGCGGTGCTTTCTGCAGCAGCTAAATTAGATAATATAAAAGCTGTGGCTACTATTGGGGCGCCATCTACGGTAGGGCATGTTACTCATTTATTTTCTCATGGTTTAGACAATGTTAAAGAAAAAGGTGAAGTTGAAGTAAATATTGGAGGGCGACCTTTTAAAATTGATAATGAATTTGTTGAAGATTTTGGTAAAACCGATTTGCCTTCAGTAGTGGAGAATTTACGTAAACCACTCTTAATAATGCATTCACCAACAGATGGCGTTGTTGGAATTAAGAATGCAGAAGAGCTTTACCATAAAGCGAAACACCCAAAAAGTTTTGTGACTTTAGATGATGCCGACCATTTACTAACAAATTCTAGAGATAGTAATTACGCTGGAAATGTTATCGGTACTTGGGTTCAACGTTATTTTGAACTTCAAGAAAACGTGATGTTGGAAACAAATGGAGATCAACTTGTTGGGCATTTAAACTTGGTTGAAGATAATTTTACAACAACCATACAATCTAAAAACCATAGCCTAATTGCCGATGAGCCTGCTTCTGTTGGTGGGGATAATTTTGGACCATCACCTTACGAGTATTTAAATGCTGGTTTAATTGCTTGTACGGCGATGACATTAAAAATGTATGCCGAACGTAAAAAATGGGATCTGCAAGAGGTTTTTGTTTACGTTACGCATTCTAAAAAACATAGTGACGACTTAGGTTTAGAGCAAGAAAAACCTGGGTATTTGGACCATATCACTAAAAAAATAAAGTTAATTGGTGATTTAGATGAAAAGCAAAAGGCACGATTAAAAGAAATTTCGTCGCGTTGCCCAGTTCATAAAACTTTGGCTGGTGGTGTTGTTTTTAATACCATGTTAATCGAAGATTAA
- a CDS encoding metallophosphoesterase: protein MTKTLRYITLYLIVFFINACATYKTQINDVSDAKFPNKEISYSFYLIGDAGNSPIGSESAGLRAFREEINKAPEQSTVFFLGDNIYPKGLPKKGDKGREFAEYQLKIQTEAVKDFKGETIFIPGNHDWYSNGLKGLKRQEKYVEDALGKNTFLPEDGCPIEKVEISDEIEMIIIDTEWYLANWDKHPTINDDCEIKTRSRFFEELESLIKKARGKSTIIAMHHPMFTNGLHGGEYDFKSHMKPLPVLGTLKNVLRETTGVSPEDLQNKKYNELQKRVVTLAQENDKVILVSGHEHNLQYFEKYNLAQIVSGAGSKSTPTHNVADAFSASVPGYARLDIFKDGSSFVRFYSAEENRVIFQTEVHGPDKKLDESAFEDSFVKTKKASIYSAEEVDKSGFHKVIWGDRYREFYGTKVEAPVVNLDTMFGGLTPSRKGGGHQSKSLQLKDKTGKRYVMRALRKSATVYLQAMAFKDQYIADEFEDTVTESVLLDFYTGSHPYAPFVTGTLSDAINLFHTNPTIYYVPKQKALIGFNDDFGDELYMIEEHVSDGHGDVASFGFSNKIESTDDLMKKLRKDEKYKVDEESYLRARLFDMVIGDWDRHRDQWRWAEFENEETGEVIYKPIPRDRDQAFSIMGDGALMQVATRIIPSLKLMEGFNDDIRNVKGFNFSPYSLDMTFLNQTSKAQWESQIKFIQSNLTEAVIDDAFTHFPKEVQGDAVKEMKRVLLERIKNLSTFGVEYYKLLNEYAVVTGTDKDDLFEIERLPNGETRLIASRIKNGDKGIVFFDKTYSKDDTKEIWIYGLDDEDEFHAFGDGDHLIKVRLIGGQNNDSYNIENGKKVVFYDYKSKKNTIVVNNGRDKLTDDYDTNVYDFAKLKTSTNQFIPVLGANPDDGFKIGFLNTLTNYGFESNPFSSQHTFGASYYFATSGFDLEYTGEFSNVIGKWNLGLNAKVTSPNYAINFFGFGNSTPNLNVDNEDVYSLDYNRVKYSTLSFAPSLNWRGKMGGHFKVSLSYEAIEVEESTDRFINTFYVENGDDNHKQFAGLEALYTFQNKDNEAFPTMGMQTSLQVGYKTNLEASRGFGYLIPGLGFDYKLIPSGQLVLATQVKAHLIFGDDFEFYQAASLGGDNGLRGYRNERFSGKNAFYQSTDLRLNLTKLRTGLLPMNIGVYGGFDYGRVWIDNNLALENNAAFNSNRWNTSVGGGVFANAADIMTLNLSAFNSDDGLRFAFKVGFGF from the coding sequence ATGACTAAAACTTTACGCTACATTACATTATACCTCATAGTGTTTTTTATTAATGCTTGCGCAACTTATAAAACTCAAATTAATGATGTTAGCGATGCTAAATTTCCTAATAAGGAAATTAGTTATTCATTTTACTTAATAGGAGATGCCGGAAATTCGCCAATAGGTTCTGAGTCCGCTGGATTAAGAGCATTTAGAGAAGAAATTAATAAAGCTCCCGAACAAAGTACAGTATTCTTTTTGGGCGATAATATTTACCCTAAAGGATTACCAAAAAAAGGAGATAAAGGTCGTGAATTTGCTGAGTATCAATTAAAAATTCAAACGGAAGCCGTTAAAGATTTTAAGGGTGAAACTATTTTTATTCCTGGAAATCACGATTGGTATAGTAACGGATTAAAAGGTTTAAAGCGTCAAGAAAAGTACGTGGAAGATGCCTTAGGAAAAAATACGTTTTTACCAGAAGATGGCTGCCCTATTGAAAAAGTAGAGATTTCAGATGAGATTGAAATGATTATTATTGATACCGAATGGTATTTGGCTAATTGGGATAAGCACCCTACAATAAATGATGATTGCGAAATAAAAACACGATCTCGATTTTTTGAAGAGTTAGAAAGTTTAATAAAAAAGGCTCGCGGAAAATCGACTATAATTGCCATGCATCACCCTATGTTTACTAATGGTTTGCATGGAGGCGAGTACGATTTTAAATCGCACATGAAACCTTTACCGGTTTTAGGAACTTTAAAAAATGTATTACGCGAAACTACAGGTGTATCTCCAGAAGATCTTCAAAACAAAAAATATAACGAGTTACAAAAACGCGTAGTAACCTTAGCGCAAGAGAATGATAAGGTAATTTTAGTGTCCGGTCATGAGCATAATTTACAGTATTTCGAAAAGTATAATTTAGCTCAAATTGTAAGTGGAGCAGGCTCTAAATCTACTCCAACACATAATGTAGCAGATGCGTTTTCGGCTAGTGTTCCTGGTTATGCGAGGTTAGATATTTTTAAAGATGGATCGTCGTTTGTTAGATTTTATTCAGCTGAAGAAAATAGAGTTATTTTTCAAACTGAAGTTCATGGTCCTGATAAAAAACTAGACGAGTCTGCCTTCGAAGATTCATTTGTAAAAACTAAAAAAGCATCGATTTACAGTGCTGAAGAGGTAGATAAAAGTGGTTTTCATAAAGTCATTTGGGGCGATCGTTATCGTGAGTTTTATGGTACAAAAGTAGAAGCACCTGTGGTAAACTTAGATACTATGTTTGGTGGATTAACACCTTCTAGAAAAGGAGGCGGACATCAATCTAAATCACTTCAGTTAAAAGATAAAACTGGGAAACGCTACGTTATGCGAGCGCTTAGAAAAAGTGCTACGGTTTATTTACAAGCCATGGCTTTTAAAGATCAATATATCGCTGATGAGTTTGAAGATACGGTAACCGAGAGTGTTCTTTTAGATTTTTACACAGGTTCGCATCCTTATGCGCCTTTTGTAACAGGGACATTGTCTGATGCTATTAATTTATTTCATACCAATCCAACTATTTATTATGTGCCTAAGCAAAAAGCTTTAATAGGTTTTAATGATGATTTTGGTGATGAGTTATATATGATTGAAGAGCATGTATCCGACGGTCATGGCGATGTTGCAAGTTTTGGTTTTTCGAATAAAATTGAAAGTACCGATGATTTAATGAAAAAACTTCGAAAGGACGAAAAGTATAAAGTAGATGAAGAATCGTATTTAAGAGCACGTTTGTTCGATATGGTTATTGGCGATTGGGATAGGCATAGAGATCAATGGCGTTGGGCAGAATTTGAAAATGAAGAAACAGGTGAGGTCATTTATAAACCTATTCCGAGAGATCGTGATCAAGCATTTTCTATAATGGGAGATGGCGCATTAATGCAAGTTGCCACCAGAATTATTCCTTCATTAAAATTAATGGAAGGTTTTAATGATGATATCCGAAATGTAAAAGGTTTCAACTTTAGTCCGTATTCTTTAGATATGACTTTCTTAAACCAAACAAGTAAAGCACAATGGGAATCTCAAATTAAATTTATTCAAAGTAATTTAACAGAAGCTGTTATTGATGATGCTTTTACTCATTTCCCAAAGGAAGTTCAAGGAGACGCTGTTAAAGAAATGAAAAGAGTACTACTAGAGCGCATTAAAAATTTATCAACTTTTGGAGTAGAATACTATAAGTTGCTTAATGAGTATGCTGTAGTAACAGGTACCGATAAAGATGATTTATTCGAAATTGAAAGGTTGCCTAATGGAGAAACAAGATTGATTGCTAGTAGAATAAAAAATGGAGACAAGGGTATTGTGTTTTTTGATAAAACCTACTCCAAAGACGATACTAAAGAAATTTGGATTTATGGTTTAGATGATGAAGATGAATTTCATGCTTTTGGAGATGGTGATCACTTAATTAAAGTACGTTTAATTGGTGGGCAAAACAACGATTCCTATAATATAGAAAACGGAAAAAAAGTTGTTTTTTACGATTATAAATCTAAGAAAAACACCATTGTTGTTAATAATGGTAGAGATAAATTAACCGATGATTATGATACTAATGTATACGATTTCGCTAAACTTAAAACAAGCACCAATCAATTTATACCTGTTTTAGGAGCTAATCCAGATGATGGTTTTAAAATTGGCTTTTTAAATACGCTAACCAATTATGGTTTTGAGAGTAATCCGTTTAGTTCTCAACATACTTTTGGTGCATCATATTATTTTGCAACGAGTGGTTTCGATTTAGAATATACAGGCGAGTTTTCTAACGTAATAGGAAAATGGAATTTAGGTTTAAACGCTAAGGTTACAAGTCCAAATTATGCTATCAATTTCTTTGGTTTTGGAAATAGCACACCAAATTTAAATGTAGATAATGAGGACGTGTATAGTTTAGATTATAACCGTGTAAAGTATAGTACGTTATCTTTTGCGCCGTCTTTAAACTGGCGAGGTAAAATGGGAGGTCACTTTAAAGTAAGTTTAAGTTACGAGGCTATAGAAGTAGAAGAATCTACAGATAGATTTATTAATACATTTTATGTAGAAAATGGAGATGATAACCATAAACAATTTGCAGGTTTAGAAGCCTTGTATACTTTTCAGAATAAAGATAATGAGGCTTTTCCAACTATGGGTATGCAAACAAGTTTACAGGTGGGTTATAAAACAAATTTAGAGGCTTCCAGAGGTTTTGGGTATTTAATACCAGGACTTGGTTTCGATTATAAATTAATCCCTAGTGGGCAATTGGTTTTAGCGACTCAAGTTAAAGCGCATCTTATTTTTGGTGATGATTTTGAATTTTATCAAGCAGCAAGTTTAGGTGGAGATAATGGATTAAGAGGTTACAGGAATGAAAGATTCTCTGGTAAAAATGCATTCTATCAAAGTACAGATTTACGCTTAAATCTAACAAAACTTCGTACAGGCTTATTACCTATGAATATTGGGGTTTACGGAGGTTTTGATTACGGTCGTGTATGGATTGATAATAATTTAGCTTTAGAAAATAATGCCGCCTTTAATTCTAATAGATGGAACACCTCTGTTGGTGGTGGTGTGTTTGCTAATGCTGCCGATATTATGACGTTAAATTTATCGGCCTTTAATAGTGACGATGGTTTACGTTTTGCTTTTAAAGTTGGTTTTGGTTTCTAA